The candidate division WOR-3 bacterium genome includes the window GAACCCTTCCACAACGCCGAAGATTTTACCGACCACGTTTCAATTCCCTTAGCAGGTCAATCCACTCGCCCGGGTTTTCGCCTAATTTACGGATCTCGGCATCTCGATCTATACCGTATTTTTCCTTCAATAGCTTCAATGAATCCTGGAGCGCCTCTTCGCTCGATTCACTGTCCCTGAGTCTCTTTTCTTCCTTCAGGTACTCGGCGAGGACAATTATCCGATCCTGGCTTTGACAGGATATGATGGACGATGCACAGAAAAAGAAGCAGACCGAGGTAATTCTAAATTCTTTTGTTTTCAGCGCCACAGGAAATACAATTTCGGTATCGTGAGTTGCTCCATTGGTTTGACGAAGAGATCGACAAGGCTCAGCCGCCTTGCCGGGTAGACCAGATGGGGCTCCTCGATGTTCACGAGATTTCCTGCAAGCTCGACGGCAAAATCAAATGAACCAAGCGTATCGACAAATCCAAGTGCTTTTGCCTGGTTTCCCGTGAATACCCTGCCGTCCGCATACTTGATAACGCTGTCAATCGGTATATTACGGTGCTCAGATGTTACCCTTACGAACTGCTCGTGGACATCCGTGACCACATCCTGCATCAACTTTCGCTCTTTTTCGTTCAACCTCCGGTGGGACGATCCCATGTCTTTGTGTTCCCTTGATTTGATTACTTCAAATTCGATACCCAATTTCTGCAGGAGTTTTTCCAGGACTGGCCATTCCATGATCACGCCGATCGATCCGGTTACTGTGCCGGGATTGGCGACGATGATATCGCTTGGCAGTGCGATATAATAAGCACCTGAAGCTGCAACCGATTCCATTGATGCGATTACTGGTTTCTTTTCTTGTTGGCGTTTCACCGCATCATAGATTTCCTGTGAAGCGGCAACGACGCCGCCAGGTGAGTTTATTCTGAGAATAATCGCCTTTATCGAAGGGTCATCGCCAAAATCATTCAGATCACTGACGATGTATTTCGGTGTATAGATGATGTTGTCGATCTCAACGACGCCGACGCTCCCCCCAGATATCGGACCCCGCATTCCAATGCCGATCATGACACCGACAATGATCACCGCTATCACTA containing:
- the sppA gene encoding signal peptide peptidase SppA, which codes for MQTKHIVAIAVVIAVIIVGVMIGIGMRGPISGGSVGVVEIDNIIYTPKYIVSDLNDFGDDPSIKAIILRINSPGGVVAASQEIYDAVKRQQEKKPVIASMESVAASGAYYIALPSDIIVANPGTVTGSIGVIMEWPVLEKLLQKLGIEFEVIKSREHKDMGSSHRRLNEKERKLMQDVVTDVHEQFVRVTSEHRNIPIDSVIKYADGRVFTGNQAKALGFVDTLGSFDFAVELAGNLVNIEEPHLVYPARRLSLVDLFVKPMEQLTIPKLYFLWR